One genomic segment of Catalinimonas alkaloidigena includes these proteins:
- a CDS encoding alpha/beta fold hydrolase, which translates to MNIREKYNINTIGRGERVMLFAHGYGCDQNMWRFITPAFQEDYTLVLFDYIGAGKSDLGAYSTHKYSSLQAYAEDILEICHQLELWDVIFVGHSVSSMIGMLAALKEPSRFSKLVMIGPSPCYINKDGYIGGFSEADIHGLLESLESNYLGWSSTMAPAIMGNPDQPELSEELTNSFCRTNPEVASQFAKVTFLSDNREDLQKLAIDTLLLQCTEDVIAPMEVGHYVHQQIRNSELAILNATGHCPHMSAPRETIQAIKQFIS; encoded by the coding sequence ATGAACATTCGGGAGAAATACAATATCAATACCATAGGAAGAGGAGAACGCGTCATGCTATTTGCCCATGGCTATGGCTGCGACCAAAACATGTGGCGCTTCATCACCCCTGCATTTCAGGAAGACTATACACTGGTGCTTTTTGATTATATAGGGGCCGGAAAGTCAGACCTGGGCGCTTACAGTACCCATAAGTATAGTTCCTTGCAGGCTTATGCCGAGGATATACTGGAAATCTGCCATCAGCTCGAGCTGTGGGATGTGATCTTTGTAGGGCACTCCGTGAGTTCCATGATAGGCATGCTGGCTGCCCTCAAGGAGCCTTCCCGCTTCAGCAAACTGGTTATGATAGGTCCTTCTCCCTGTTATATTAACAAAGATGGATATATAGGAGGCTTTTCTGAGGCTGATATTCACGGACTGCTGGAATCTCTGGAAAGCAATTACCTCGGCTGGTCCAGCACCATGGCCCCGGCGATTATGGGCAATCCTGATCAGCCTGAACTGTCTGAAGAGCTTACCAACAGCTTTTGCAGAACCAATCCCGAAGTGGCCAGTCAGTTTGCCAAGGTTACTTTTCTTTCAGACAATCGTGAAGACCTTCAAAAGCTTGCCATTGATACCCTCCTCTTGCAATGTACGGAAGATGTAATCGCTCCTATGGAAGTAGGGCATTATGTCCATCAACAAATCAGAAATAGTGAGTTGGCTATACTGAATGCTACCGGCCACTGCCCTCACATGAGTGCTCCCCGGGAAACCATACAGGCCATCAAGCAATTTATTTCCTAA
- a CDS encoding dipeptidyl-peptidase 3 family protein, whose protein sequence is MQNAFSYLASFFVALFLFFSCSPQPSEEEDASAEVPATDSIAIEKRLNKYTTVRLEPEMAHLSANQQELVALIIEAAHLMDDMFWYEAYGKKDSLLQVVNDVETEKFININYGPWDRLANNEPFVEGVAPKQAGANFYPADMSKEEFEQSNLPDKTSLYTFIRRNEAGELTTIPYHVAFEEQVVRAAELLKEAAALAENEGFKNYLNLRAEALLTDNYQPSDLAWMDMKDNDIDVVIGPIETYEDQLFGYKAAHEAYVLLKDQEWSERLEKYVAFLPELQTNLPVEAKYKQEQPGSDADLGAYDVVYYAGDCNAGSKTIAINLPNDEEVQLQKGTRRLQLKNAMRAKYDEILVPISELLIAADQRQYITFNAFFANTMFHEVAHGLGIKNTITEKGTVREALKEHASALEEGKADVLGLYMITQLHEKGELEGDLKDYYTTFLASIFRSVRFGASSAHGVANMIRFNYFQEKDAFVRDEESETYRVNYEQMRQAMNDLSQEILVLQGEGDYEGVAALVDANGAITDQLQADLDRLAEKNIAVDVVFEQGTEVLGFSASRQP, encoded by the coding sequence ATGCAGAATGCCTTTTCTTACTTAGCATCATTTTTTGTAGCTCTTTTTCTTTTTTTCTCCTGCAGCCCTCAGCCATCAGAAGAGGAAGACGCGTCTGCAGAGGTCCCGGCTACGGACAGCATTGCAATAGAAAAAAGGCTGAATAAATACACTACAGTACGGCTTGAGCCCGAGATGGCGCATTTGTCTGCCAATCAGCAGGAACTTGTTGCACTAATTATAGAGGCAGCACATCTGATGGACGATATGTTTTGGTATGAGGCCTACGGCAAAAAAGATAGCTTGCTGCAGGTAGTCAATGATGTGGAGACAGAAAAATTTATCAACATCAATTACGGTCCCTGGGATCGACTGGCCAATAATGAGCCTTTTGTAGAAGGCGTGGCCCCAAAGCAGGCAGGGGCTAATTTCTATCCGGCAGACATGAGTAAGGAAGAATTTGAGCAGTCAAACCTTCCCGATAAAACCAGCCTCTACACTTTCATCCGCAGAAATGAAGCGGGAGAACTGACCACTATTCCTTATCATGTAGCTTTTGAAGAACAGGTAGTACGGGCGGCAGAACTGCTCAAAGAAGCGGCTGCTTTGGCTGAAAATGAGGGTTTCAAAAATTATCTGAATCTCAGGGCAGAGGCTCTGCTCACCGATAATTATCAGCCTAGCGACCTGGCCTGGATGGATATGAAGGACAATGACATTGATGTGGTCATTGGCCCCATAGAAACCTACGAAGACCAACTTTTTGGCTATAAAGCTGCCCATGAAGCCTATGTCCTTTTGAAAGATCAGGAATGGAGTGAGCGTCTGGAAAAGTATGTAGCATTTCTGCCTGAGCTACAAACCAATCTTCCGGTAGAAGCAAAGTACAAGCAGGAACAGCCGGGCAGCGATGCTGATCTTGGGGCTTATGATGTAGTCTATTATGCAGGAGATTGTAATGCAGGCAGCAAAACCATTGCCATTAACCTACCCAATGATGAGGAAGTGCAATTGCAAAAAGGCACCCGGCGACTGCAACTCAAAAATGCGATGCGTGCCAAATACGATGAAATTCTCGTGCCTATTTCCGAACTTCTCATCGCAGCAGATCAGCGACAATATATTACCTTTAATGCTTTCTTTGCCAATACCATGTTTCATGAAGTAGCGCATGGCCTGGGAATTAAAAATACAATCACCGAAAAAGGTACGGTGCGTGAAGCACTGAAAGAACATGCCTCTGCATTGGAAGAAGGAAAGGCAGATGTATTAGGCTTGTATATGATTACTCAACTACATGAGAAAGGTGAACTGGAAGGGGATTTGAAAGACTATTATACTACTTTTCTCGCCAGTATTTTTCGTAGCGTACGTTTTGGTGCATCCAGTGCACATGGGGTTGCCAATATGATTCGCTTCAACTACTTTCAGGAGAAAGATGCTTTTGTAAGGGATGAAGAAAGTGAAACCTATCGTGTCAATTACGAGCAGATGCGGCAGGCGATGAATGATCTTTCTCAGGAGATTTTGGTATTACAGGGTGAAGGTGATTATGAAGGTGTGGCAGCTTTGGTTGATGCGAATGGCGCTATCACCGATCAGCTACAGGCTGACCTGGATCGTCTGGCAGAAAAAAATATTGCAGTAGACGTGGTCTTTGAGCAGGGAACAGAAGTGCTGGGTTTTTCAGCTTCCCGCCAGCCCTGA
- a CDS encoding MBL fold metallo-hydrolase, with amino-acid sequence MKVKQFFDEGLAHASYAIISNGEAALVDPARNTKPYLKYAEENNAKIVAVFETHPHADFVSSHRELHDTLGATIFINADMGADYPHQVLEDGEEVKIGGATVKALYSPGHSPDHSAYLVLDETGKAHSVYTGDSLFVGDVGRPDLREGAGKTKAQRKDLASKMFHTIHEVYKPLDNDILVYPAHGAGSLCGKNMSSERYSTIGKEKEENWAFKMEEEADFVKALLDDQPFVPHYFPYDVEVNRKGAKPLEESIQAVPRLKTSDTLDKNVLLIDTRPQKEFKQSHVEGAFNIMNGEKFETWLGSLVKPEESYYLIAANEQELDEVIRKAAKIGYETQIRGALLPPQSMDAQSPEFDLAYFKDHPDQYNVVDLRSPSEGENLFEGAQRIPLNELRENAQEVKTDKPIVVHCAGGYRSAAGSSILESALDAKVYDLSEAVDEFMPQEA; translated from the coding sequence ATGAAGGTAAAGCAATTTTTTGACGAAGGATTAGCTCATGCGTCTTATGCGATCATCAGTAATGGAGAGGCAGCATTGGTAGATCCTGCACGTAATACCAAACCTTATCTAAAATACGCTGAAGAAAATAATGCGAAAATAGTCGCGGTTTTTGAAACCCACCCGCATGCAGACTTTGTGAGTAGCCATCGGGAGCTTCATGACACGCTGGGGGCTACTATTTTTATCAATGCCGATATGGGAGCAGACTACCCTCATCAGGTATTGGAAGATGGAGAAGAGGTAAAAATCGGAGGAGCCACAGTAAAAGCGCTCTATTCGCCGGGGCATTCGCCCGACCACAGCGCTTATCTGGTCCTGGATGAGACAGGTAAAGCGCACTCAGTCTACACCGGAGATTCCCTCTTTGTAGGCGATGTAGGCCGACCCGATCTGCGTGAAGGTGCCGGCAAGACCAAAGCCCAAAGAAAAGATTTGGCCAGCAAAATGTTTCATACCATCCATGAGGTGTATAAGCCACTGGATAATGATATTCTGGTATATCCGGCTCACGGGGCAGGTTCACTTTGCGGAAAAAATATGAGCTCAGAGCGTTATAGCACAATTGGTAAAGAAAAAGAAGAAAACTGGGCATTTAAGATGGAAGAAGAAGCTGATTTTGTGAAAGCTCTGCTGGATGATCAGCCTTTTGTCCCTCATTATTTCCCTTACGATGTAGAAGTAAATCGTAAAGGAGCAAAACCTCTGGAAGAAAGTATACAAGCTGTGCCCCGCCTGAAAACATCAGATACATTAGACAAAAATGTGCTGCTTATAGATACGCGTCCGCAAAAGGAATTTAAGCAAAGCCATGTGGAAGGTGCTTTTAATATTATGAATGGAGAGAAGTTTGAGACCTGGCTGGGCTCACTTGTTAAACCGGAAGAATCCTATTATCTGATTGCTGCTAATGAACAGGAACTGGATGAAGTGATTCGTAAAGCGGCCAAGATCGGTTATGAAACCCAGATCAGGGGAGCATTGCTGCCTCCTCAATCAATGGATGCACAAAGTCCTGAATTTGACCTTGCTTACTTCAAAGATCATCCCGATCAGTACAATGTAGTGGATTTGCGAAGCCCCAGCGAAGGCGAAAACTTATTTGAAGGCGCCCAGCGTATTCCCCTGAATGAGTTGCGAGAAAATGCCCAGGAAGTAAAAACGGATAAGCCTATCGTAGTACACTGTGCCGGAGGGTATCGCTCAGCAGCAGGCAGCAGCATACTGGAAAGCGCTCTGGATGCAAAGGTATATGACCTGAGCGAAGCAGTAGATGAGTTTATGCCTCAGGAAGCTTAG
- the thrC gene encoding threonine synthase, producing the protein MQLYSTNDPNKVKTVSFQEALFRSLPADKGLYMPKYFPQLKDKFFENIESLTFQEIAFEVADALLNEEIPAVKLREIIDEAINFAAPLAKLDDQRYVLELFHGPTLAFKDFGARFMARTMSWFLQESPSDKEIHILVATSGDTGGAVAQGFLNVPGIKVTLLYPQGKVSELQEKQLTTVGNNVEALEVEGTFDDCQRMVKEAFLDQELRIHLQLSSANSINISRLIPQSFYYFNAYAQLKRQLSFNPEQKVVFSVPSGNFGNLCGGLIAKRLGLPIHQIIASTNVNDIVPKYLDSGKFEPKPSLQTLSNAMDVGNPSNFARLKAFYQHLPEMEDAELLLAIQDDIIGKRYTDEQTRKAIKEVYDKYYGYTMCPHTAVGYLGLQDYFAEVSEDQDMYGVILATAHPAKFIDTVEATIGEKVKMPESLSAIMQSEKNATLIPADFQALKDQLLQQG; encoded by the coding sequence ATGCAACTATATAGCACCAACGATCCCAATAAAGTCAAGACAGTAAGTTTTCAGGAAGCCTTATTTCGGAGTTTGCCAGCTGATAAGGGGCTGTATATGCCAAAATATTTTCCTCAGCTAAAAGATAAATTTTTTGAAAATATAGAAAGCCTCACATTTCAGGAGATTGCCTTTGAAGTAGCTGATGCTTTGCTTAATGAAGAAATTCCGGCAGTGAAGCTTAGAGAAATTATAGATGAGGCCATCAACTTTGCTGCTCCTCTGGCGAAACTGGATGATCAAAGATATGTGTTAGAGCTTTTTCATGGTCCTACGCTGGCGTTCAAAGATTTTGGCGCTCGTTTCATGGCACGTACCATGTCCTGGTTTCTACAGGAGAGTCCTTCCGATAAGGAAATTCATATACTGGTAGCTACTTCCGGCGATACCGGCGGAGCAGTGGCACAGGGCTTTCTGAATGTGCCGGGCATCAAAGTGACGCTACTTTATCCCCAGGGAAAGGTAAGTGAGTTACAGGAAAAGCAACTTACCACGGTAGGAAATAATGTGGAAGCGTTAGAAGTGGAAGGGACTTTTGACGATTGCCAGCGCATGGTGAAAGAAGCCTTTTTAGATCAGGAACTCAGGATACATTTGCAATTGTCTTCTGCCAACTCCATCAATATCAGCAGGCTGATTCCTCAGTCTTTTTACTACTTCAACGCTTATGCTCAGCTTAAGCGACAGCTATCATTTAATCCGGAGCAGAAAGTAGTCTTCTCAGTGCCCAGCGGTAATTTTGGTAACCTTTGCGGAGGATTGATTGCCAAACGTTTGGGTTTACCTATTCACCAGATTATTGCTTCTACTAACGTAAATGATATTGTACCCAAGTACCTGGACAGCGGTAAGTTTGAGCCTAAGCCGTCCTTACAAACTTTATCCAATGCAATGGATGTTGGGAATCCCAGCAACTTTGCCCGTCTCAAAGCTTTTTACCAGCATTTACCAGAGATGGAAGACGCTGAGCTTTTATTAGCCATTCAGGATGATATCATTGGTAAGCGCTATACCGATGAGCAAACCCGTAAAGCCATCAAAGAAGTGTATGACAAATATTATGGCTACACCATGTGCCCACATACTGCAGTGGGCTATCTGGGACTGCAGGACTATTTTGCTGAGGTAAGTGAAGATCAAGATATGTATGGTGTAATACTGGCTACGGCGCATCCTGCCAAGTTTATTGATACAGTGGAAGCAACAATAGGCGAAAAGGTGAAGATGCCGGAAAGTTTATCGGCGATCATGCAGTCAGAAAAGAATGCTACGCTGATACCTGCCGATTTTCAGGCATTGAAAGATCAGCTGCTTCAGCAAGGCTAA